The Nocardioides sp. S5 genome includes a window with the following:
- a CDS encoding alpha-galactosidase produces the protein MSRDPVHLTRGGVSVVLARDDAGIPSVVHWGAALGDLDGRALTALTAARRPGVSRSSYDVPRRTGVVPDVTRGFSGTPALSGHRVGGSARAAAPSLVDWEVLVGDAAITATSEDDEAGWSVTLQLGLDDAGLLHARTSVTNTADGDLHLASALTALPVAAHATELLDLTGRWCKERTPQRHRWVQGTHRRDARHGRTGHDATLLMVAGTPGFTFGSGEVWAVHTAWSGNHTHYAERAPEGDCLVGGGELLEPGEVVLAPGETYRSPWLLGSWSGAGLDTMSHRLHAHLRAVTPRARTERPVIANSWEAVYFDHSLERIAELADAAAGVGVERFVLDDGWFLGRRDDTAGLGDWQVDAEVWPHGLAPLVEHVTGRGMEFGLWVEPEMVNLDSETARRHPERVLRGRSEVPPSWRQQQVLDLQDEAAYDDLRDALLALLDDLDIAYLKWDHNRDLTDVTHAGRPAVHGQTLAAYRLLDELRDAHPELEIESCSSGGGRVDAEVLTRTDRIWPSDTIDPLERQHLQRWTSLLVPPELMGSHVGGPTSHTTGRTHALRYRAATALLHSFGIEWDMSRLDEATLAELAEWIDLHKQVRPLIGTGSLVHPDHPDPAVLVTGVVAADRSEAWYVVATVAATETQHPAPLLLTGLDPDRTYRLSEELPPTPGGADLSGTWAARGAELGGRVLATVGVALPVLDPEEARVLRLVAVA, from the coding sequence ATGAGCCGCGATCCCGTCCACCTGACCCGCGGCGGCGTCAGCGTCGTCCTGGCGCGCGACGACGCCGGCATCCCCTCCGTCGTCCACTGGGGCGCCGCCCTCGGTGACCTCGACGGCCGAGCCCTCACCGCGCTGACCGCGGCCCGCCGCCCCGGCGTCTCGCGCTCGTCGTACGACGTCCCGCGCCGCACCGGCGTGGTGCCCGACGTGACGCGCGGGTTCTCCGGCACGCCCGCGCTGTCGGGCCACCGGGTCGGTGGCAGTGCGCGCGCCGCCGCCCCGAGTCTCGTGGACTGGGAGGTCCTCGTCGGCGACGCCGCCATCACCGCCACGTCGGAGGACGACGAGGCCGGCTGGTCGGTGACGCTCCAGCTAGGGCTCGACGACGCCGGGCTGCTCCACGCCCGCACCTCCGTCACCAACACCGCCGACGGCGACCTCCACCTCGCCTCGGCCCTCACCGCGCTGCCCGTCGCCGCGCACGCCACCGAGCTGCTCGACCTCACGGGTCGCTGGTGCAAGGAGCGCACCCCCCAGCGGCACCGCTGGGTGCAGGGCACCCACCGCCGCGATGCCCGCCACGGCCGCACCGGCCACGACGCCACCCTGCTGATGGTCGCCGGGACGCCCGGCTTCACCTTCGGCTCGGGCGAGGTCTGGGCGGTGCACACCGCGTGGAGCGGCAACCACACCCACTACGCCGAGCGCGCGCCCGAGGGCGACTGCCTCGTCGGCGGTGGCGAGCTGCTCGAGCCGGGCGAGGTGGTGCTGGCGCCGGGTGAGACCTACCGCTCGCCGTGGCTGCTGGGCTCCTGGTCGGGTGCCGGTCTCGACACGATGAGCCACCGCCTCCACGCCCACCTGCGCGCGGTGACGCCGCGGGCGCGCACCGAGCGCCCCGTCATCGCCAACTCGTGGGAGGCGGTCTACTTCGACCACTCCCTCGAGCGGATCGCCGAGCTGGCCGACGCCGCGGCCGGGGTCGGGGTCGAGCGCTTCGTGCTGGACGACGGCTGGTTCCTCGGCCGCCGCGACGACACCGCAGGCCTCGGCGACTGGCAGGTCGACGCAGAGGTCTGGCCCCACGGCCTGGCGCCGCTGGTGGAGCACGTCACCGGGCGCGGCATGGAGTTCGGCCTGTGGGTCGAGCCGGAGATGGTCAACCTCGACTCCGAGACCGCTCGGCGGCACCCCGAGCGGGTGCTGCGCGGACGGTCGGAGGTGCCACCGTCGTGGCGCCAGCAGCAGGTGCTCGACCTCCAGGACGAGGCGGCGTACGACGACCTGCGCGACGCCCTGCTCGCCCTGCTCGACGACCTCGACATCGCCTACCTCAAGTGGGACCACAACCGCGACCTCACCGACGTCACGCACGCCGGCCGTCCGGCGGTGCACGGGCAGACGCTCGCCGCCTACCGGCTCCTCGACGAGCTGCGCGACGCGCACCCGGAGCTGGAGATCGAGTCGTGCTCCTCCGGCGGCGGTCGCGTCGACGCCGAGGTGCTCACCCGCACCGACCGGATCTGGCCCAGCGACACCATCGACCCGCTCGAGCGCCAGCACCTCCAGCGCTGGACCTCGCTGCTGGTGCCGCCGGAGCTGATGGGCTCGCACGTGGGTGGACCGACCTCGCACACCACCGGGCGCACCCACGCACTGCGCTACCGCGCGGCGACGGCGCTGCTCCACTCCTTCGGCATCGAGTGGGACATGTCCCGCCTCGACGAGGCGACGCTCGCCGAGCTGGCCGAATGGATCGACCTGCACAAGCAGGTCCGACCGCTCATCGGCACCGGCTCCCTGGTGCACCCCGACCACCCGGACCCCGCCGTGCTGGTGACGGGCGTGGTGGCCGCGGACCGATCGGAGGCGTGGTACGTCGTCGCGACGGTCGCGGCGACCGAGACCCAGCACCCGGCGCCGCTGCTGCTCACCGGGCTCGACCCCGACCGCACCTACCGGCTCTCCGAGGAGCTGCCGCCCACGCCGGGCGGCGCGGACCTCAGCGGGACCTGGGCGGCGCGCGGTGCGGAGCTCGGCGGGCGCGTGCTGGCCACTGTGGGCGTCGCGCTCCCCGTCCTCGACCCCGAGGAGGCGCGGGTGCTGCGTCTGGTGGCCGTCGCCTGA